The genomic region GAGAAGATCGTGCTCTCGCGCGCCGTGCGCTGGCATATCGAAAACCGCGTGCTGCTGTATGCCAACAAGACGGTGGTATTCGATTAAGCTGAAAATCGGGTGTTACGGCTGATGCCGTGGGCGGGATTATCCGGAATGTTGCGACGGCAGGAGAAAACGCCGTTTCTCCTGCCGGATGAATTACACGCTGATGTTGATGACGCTGCCGACCGGCTCGCCGGGAATCGGACGGTTCTGAAAACTGAATTGGCTGTTGCTTGCCGCCTGAGCCTCCTGCAACGGGTTGGGTCCCACTGGGGACGGCGACTCCAAGCGGGCTTTGAGCGAATTGATCTGATCCGATATGGTCTGAGCCTTGGCCTGACCTTCGGCGGTGTTCGCCGTCGAGCAATTGACGCAATCGGACAACTGCTGATGCAAACGGGCAAGCTGGGAATCCAGCCCGATCTGGACAATGCCTGAACTCGAAACGCCGCCTGCCACAGATAATCCTGTTGTCGATATCATTTGTTCACCTCCAATATCTATGCGCTGATATTGATGATGCTGCCGACCGTCGCCCCGGGAGTGGGGTTGTTCCCGGAAGCAGGCTGAACCTGGCTCGCCTGCTGCGCAGCCTGAGCCTGCGCAGCCTGTTTGGTATCGTTATCGCGTTTTGCCTGGGTAGCCTGACTGTAAGCCTTGAGCGCATCTGCGCTACTGGCCTGGCTGGATGTATTTCCGCTTGTTACCTGCATGTCAAATCCCCTTTAATTCAAGTTGAAGCACAGGCGGCAATCATGCCGCCAGCTATCCTCATACTTGTTTATCGGCAGCAAATTTAACTTCTTGAGGCGATTATCAAAGAAAAAACGAAATTTATTTCGCATCAGTCAGGCAAACCGGTTTACAAGCCTGATTCGAAATCCTCGCATAACGCCGCCCGTACTGCGTCCGCCAACGGATCGATAACGGCCTGACAGTGCGGATGATCGACCCCAACGCCCAGCGCAGCACCCGCCTTGAGCGCTGCTATCATCGGCGCAGTGAACTCGAAGCGCAGGAAATGTACGGCGGCGGTCTTTTCTGCATTCTCGCGTTCGATATCCTCATCGGCGATCGCAAATACCGGCTCGAATCCGGCCACCCGCATCCAGACACGGTCTTCGATACCCTTTAACAACGCCAGCATCTTCTTGCGCTGGGCATCGTCCGCATATTCGATCTGCATCG from Sulfuriferula sp. AH1 harbors:
- a CDS encoding DUF3501 family protein, whose product is MSFTRESLLTLEAYAKARPAMREQVMAAKKLRRVFLNEHVVLIFENALLIHYQIQEMLRVEKIFEEDGIRHEFDSFAPLVPDGSNLKATMQIEYADDAQRKKMLALLKGIEDRVWMRVAGFEPVFAIADEDIERENAEKTAAVHFLRFEFTAPMIAALKAGAALGVGVDHPHCQAVIDPLADAVRAALCEDFESGL